Genomic DNA from Prunus persica cultivar Lovell chromosome G1, Prunus_persica_NCBIv2, whole genome shotgun sequence:
ATTGTGTGCTTGAATCGCGGCtcacaagaagaagagaagccaTGGTTGGTGGAGATGAATCAGAAAGGACAAGAGTTCCAGCAGAATAATATGCTGCCTCAACCTTTAGGGAGAGATCGTCATTCTGAGGTCTACCAGCAAGAGACATGCTTCCAAAGGCAAGTCCACCACCGACCCCTAGTGGAGGAGAAGGCCTAGTTGTCACAACTTTTAAACAGCTAGGTTTATGGTTGGTATTAAACCCACCCAAATTTCCACTAGATGGAGAAGTGGTAAGGTACATCCTTCTGCCATCGGACAAAACAGCAACAAGGTGTAGAGACTTAGATTCCAGGGTAGACAAGGGTGAAATGCAGACTATAGATGACTTTGTAGATCGATTTGGACCTCTAGGTCCAGTTGATTGTCTACCCCCATAATGAGCATCCCTCTGATTTATCAGATTCCTTTCTTCTGCCACCTTTTTCAATGGCCCATCAACATTTTGCCCCACAATAAACACCTGAAGTTTCATTTCTTCAGTTCGTGCATACAAGATGTGTCTTTCATTATCAAAAACCATTTCAATGATGGGGTCAACAGCTCCAAACTTAAAAAGATTTGGTACTACCCatctgaaaaaaaacaaagatatgtTTATGTTAATATGTTATCTTTGAAAAGaatattcaaattcaatgtTATAGGTGCAAATTAGAAAATCCACAAGCACAATTATTACTTTGAAGAAAGCAaattaaggaaaataaataaataggatTTTCCCTTAACCTTGAAATAACGCTTCCTAAACCGGCAGTCAGACAAACTTTTCGGCAACGCTTTTGCCAGCCTGATCCAGTTGTATAATGTAGCTCATAAATGTGGCCATCACGCCCAGCAAGGAAAATACGACCCTTGTCAGTACACGTGATACATGTCATGGTGATCCCATCAGATGGTACTGTATATTCTGGCAATGGCTGTAGTGAGACTTCTGCATATGGATCTGTGCCATCAGCCCCTCCAGAGCAACATACTCCTACAAGAATTAACTGATAAAAGGCAAAGACCATTAAGAACTACAAACTTCAACCAAGATAATATAAAGTGTTAAAAATTACATGATAGAACcaacttaaaagaaaaactaggggcgagtattaaaaaataaaaagatacagCTCAAACAAAATTCAACGAAGTGCAAATACAGAACACCGGAAATTTGCACCTAGTTATGTTACTGAATATTCTATTTTCAAGTTAAATATTCTTCTGGAGAAAAGAGAGCCAATACTGGAGGCTTCTGCCCAGCCATGCCCCTGTCACGAGATAGTTTTTTTCCAAGACTCGAACTGCAACCACCAAGTTTCTTAGGGAAGACCCTATCCTTATATTTAGATAATAATGTCTTAGTCCAACCTATAAAAATGTATCTCAGTATAATTTGAAGCAATGTGCACCCCACTGGTCACAATGTTAAGCAGTCCTCACTACACAAAAAAAGTTCTAAAACAGCAACTATTGTACTTGATTGGCTGAACCAAGATAACAGGAAGTTTTCCTTATTCAACAGCTCCAACAATCAATTCTTAACTCTTATTTAGTAAGATTACagattatttcttatttattatataaaaaagctTATATTATTCAAAACCTGCTTCatcttctatgacatggtatcGCTGGCTCGTCATTTTAGGTGATCCAGATGTTATTGAAGggaaatttttcttttcttattttccccttcttcatttccttcatAAAGGGGTCCCCTTTTATACCACCAAGTGCACTACGGTTGAATTATGCCCCTTCCTTTGGGATATTTcacaaatatacatataacttTAAAGGAAAAACTTTAAGAGTATAATCATGAAATGAACTACTCTGTATCTACATGACTCCAAACTCACAACattaaaagaatataaatGAGATAAAGACCAACTTAAATACCTCAACAGGTGTTGCCAAAATCAAAAGATACTGAATAGCTTCAACAAAAACACCAGGTTTAGATTTAGCAAGGCCAACAGCACAAATAGCTTGATCCTCCCCACTATATTCAGGACATTGTCCATCCCTGATGAAGAAAGAATATTAAAGAGAGGCAATGGAAAGCATGTAGAGATGAAAGCCATTAACCATGGTAAAAAGGCTACAAATATGGTACTAATTAATATGTAACAAATTGCCTACAGGTGTATGGTATCATGAATGGTTTCCTATATTTGTTTATAAGGTATCATATGTGCCATACATTGGACAGCAATTTGGACACATTTTcctatatatgtatgtatctGTCCATTTATGTATACTATATTCGTACGGTTGCATGAACACACATGAAGAAAAAGTTAAGAGATGTACAAGAATACAATAAACATTCATAATAATACATCAGAATTCAAACTACACTTATCCAGTTGGTAAGTGTCGTCTACTctacaataattttataaataatctCATTAAAACGCTGAAACCAATATATAATGGCGCAAAAACACAACATGGATCATCTATAGGTAATTTTCTGAGGTCGGAATATCATGTCTTAATGTTAACTCTATCAGAGCTTATTAACAGTTACTCTCATAGATCTCATGGCAGACATTTACTATTTTAATGAAGTCTAAAATAGACTAAAATGATAAATGTACACCAAGTCTCAAACTTTATTTCAGTAAGGCCAAGCAAAGTTACAACCTTTACACTATTATGGTAAGGAAAATTAAATGAAggagaaataaaaacaaaggagAGGATAAGGTAAGGGAAGGAAATGGTTTTTCTCTCCCTTTGTAAGATAGTAAGTAGTGGCCAATGAGTTAAAGAGAGGGAATGAGAGTAAAGGGTATGCTATTACAAGTAACCCTTATATTCTTCCTTACATACAATGATAGAAAAGTAGCTTAGAAAGATTCTCTTCTTTCCCTCCTCCAATCTATCCAATTGGAAGGAGAAGTTTTTCTAGTCTTGGAAGGATGACCTCTCCCTTCACCTCTCTCCCCTTCTCAATCCCTAAAACCAGACAAAGGAAAATGCCTACATCGTTCACCTTTGTTCTTCCTCCTTTTTTCCATCCATCCATTTTGACCTCCTACCAAAGTCCAAACACTTAGAGAGCACCTATGTAGCAGTTGCTCAGAGCTTTTAACTGAATTTTCAATCGTGTCAAATAAAGTTTATATCCATTTGAACTTCatatttatgaaaataatGTTAAAGAAGGAGATCCCTCACACAAGCAGAATGATCATTATCATCGTTAGATGAAATATATGTTGTATCTACCAAGGTATGTCCTCCCCATGTTTAACTTATTGACTTAGCTTGTCATCTCTATTGTTTTGCAGGTCACTGACTGACAGATATCAATTGTCGTATCTATGAAGTGAGAATATCCATAAGCTTAATTATGATCTACACCTTGGAATAAGataaactttttctttcttttcacaGTTTTTTATTAGCAATATTATCAAACTAAGACAATAAACTCACCACTTGTCAAAACGCCAGAGAAACAAGGAATTATCTACCGATGCCCATGCCCTACGAATCTCAGGAAATATCCCACATAATGAATTTCCTTCCCCACCAGCTGCATTATATCTTTCAATAAGTACCCCAGGCAACTCCCAAGTATCCACCACCTCAACCAAAGGCGGCCACTGCAATGGAATTAAACATCATCgtaaagctttgaagaatagAATTGATTTTAAGTTATATAATATATCTAAACAAAGTTATGATACTACCACAATGTCAGATTATCAAACATCAAGAACATGAAAAAGGCACTGCACATGAGCTGAAAATAATCatagcctttttttttaaaagcttaATATACGAGCCTTACAACTGTAATACATCAGAAAAATACTTTtctcaaaattatatttaaaaaataatagcatAATATTTTACTACTGTTAAGATCAAGTAATGTTAGGAAGAAGGATACAGTTAACTCATTGAATAACAGAAGATCAAGTGTAATAAATAACTATAAAAGCATTAAGTTTTATCACTACCCAGTAGTACCCTGATAATGCCCATAATTCAATTCAAGGTTATACTAATTATGATTGAAACTTCTGTGAACTCCGAATGCTCAatcccaccaaaaaaaaaaacacagccaCGCGAATAACATAGCAGCCAAGCCAAAAATCTTACCAAGAGAAACAATCATCCCAAAACTAACACATTGCAGTCTGAGccttatatttttcacttaTACCACAAAAATCGTAGCTTTTAATTCGCATAAACATGGAAATTACCTCTCTGGGATGAGTAGAATAGGGGTGACTAGCGTATCTGGAAGCTTCTAGGGCTTCTTCAAGATCAAGCTGAGACGAGACTTCTCGGCCAATGCGGTCACTCACGACGAGGCCCGCATTAGTGACATCGCGCATAACGATTTCGTCCTCCCAAGACATGCCGTTGGAAACCCTAGAACTCTGAACAAGAAAATTGCACAAATTGAAACACTGCCTGCTAGATTGAATTGGAGCCGGAAGTCGGTTTTCCCTCCCTTTGTTGAAACCAAACAGGGCAAGTCTTGAATTGGAGAGCACTATTCACACCGCTATGGTAAAGAGCGTTGGAGTAGAGAGATTTGTATTATAGGGTTTTGGGGAGGCTTTGTTTGTGGCGGGCAAATTAAGCTACTTTTGAAAAAACCGGAGGGGCCGGTTCATTGAACGGCTCGGTTCGTCCGTGTTGAACTaggatttatttgtttttaagaggcccgaaaaaaaaataataataatgtgacTACCAATAGAACAAGCATGATTTTCATTGACAAAATACATGGATACTTTAGGTTTTACCAGGAGTGGACACAGTCTGGATTGAATTGGTTTCACTTCAAAATCACAGTCGaatcaattacaatataacaatTTGGTTCAGTCAGTTTAGGCCTAAGTCCAATTATCTTtccttttgcattttttcaacATTATTAGACcaattacaacaacaaaattcacaacttgATGCatacttttttcattttctagtgTACCAAACCGTCCTAAAACTCAACATGccataaaacttcaaaattcaatAACTAATATAGCTACAATTCAACATTCATATATAGTTATTTTCTAATTAGAGGACTACAcatgtaaaattaaatataaataagtaTACAAGTAGGTCCGGTTCAATTTAGGCAAAGTTTACAAAAGCTTAAAATCAAACCAACCCAAATAATATACAGTCTCATTTGGTTTTTAAaccatttgaatttttcttggtcaaaatcaaatcaaatcaaatcaaaccaaaccggTAATTATGAATTGAATCACCGATTTAGTTGGTTCGACCATATTGATGCCCATCCCTAGATTTTACACGACCGGTTTATATATGCTCACACTCCCCCAATTGATATTACACATATGTTGGTGCTTAAAAAAAGCCTTGCCAAGAGCATGCGAGAGGTCTTTTTATTAATCACGACGAACATCtagaaaaatacaattacaaatatatataaagtatttTAAGTCGCCATACGATAGATCTATCCTAAGTAAATTTCATCGATATAGGTCTATCGTGACTCGGTCTATGCTGCCGAAAAATCTCACGCTGGGATACGTTTATCGTATCAAAGATTCGTCAGGATAGGTATGCTTGACAAAAAATTTGCGGGATAGGTATACCCAACAAAAAGAGATAGCTCTATTGCGACAAATATTTGCTGGCAAAGGTCTATCACGACGAATGTTTCGCTGAGCTAGGTCTTCCCGACAAAAAAACTCGCGGGTCATGTATATCCCGACAAATGTTTTGTTGGGCTATGTCAACCCAACAAAACTTATGACAGGGTTGATCTTTCTGACAAAAATTTGTTTGTATCGGGTTATGTTTATCTCGTCAAAGATTCGCAGGATAGGCCTATCCCAAAAAAAACTCGCTGGGATGGGTAAATATTTTCATAAGTTAGTTTCCCttggttgaccaaaaaaaaagaagttagtttcccttttttttttttcttttttcttttttaaataatgaaaatattttcccTGTTCGCCCCACAAAACAACCTTTTtgcccaaaaagaaagaacacaTAACAGTCCCTCTCCAGTTAGGCAAAATATAGAAATCCCTAGCTTCTCATAGTCCCGCCAAAATGTGGTCTCCCCGTTCTTATTTGTCTTCAACACTTTCCTAGATTGAGACGCAAGACGACGACGTATTGGTACTCACCGGCATCGTGTAAGCTATGACAGTTTCCAGTGCCTTCAACGCATTCAAGTCATCTAAATCCGTCGTCTGGAAATCCGTAAACACACTCTCAGTCTCTGTAAATACATACATGACTTTACATCTCCCTCCCTTTTCCTCAAGTCATTTTCCGGTTGATTTTCTAAGCAATTTTTAATGTCTGAATGTGATTTGTATTGTTTGATTACAGACTGGTAGGCTTCAGCAAACCATAGCGGGATGCATAGAGCGGAAGGGGAAAGGCTTGCACAGTGGAAAGGTCTCCACGGTGAAATTGTGGCCAGAGCTTGTCAGCAAAGGAAGGTACTTTGATTTTCAGCCCAATGTGATACGAGCTTCGATTGAGTTTGCTGAGGAATCGCCTCTGTGCACCACTCTCTGTAAAGATGGGGTCAAAATTCGAACGGTTGAGCACTTGCTTTCTGCTTTGGAAGCTATGGAGGTTGATAATTGCCGGATTGAGATAAAGAACTCAGACCCCGAAGATTTCGATCTTGAGGTTGGTACCATATATTTGTGAATTTTCGATTTGTCTTGAGGAGGACTTGCTCTTGATTTCACTAGGAGACATATCAGGGGGGAAATTACACATAGTAGGTTATTGGGGGCGCTTGAACTGTGTAATTGCCACTTCTAAGAAAGTTGAGGCAATCTGAATTTAGAACATAGAGAACTATTGATTCTTGAATATGACATAGGAAAAGTAATAATGCCCAAAATCAAGTCATGCAGGTTCCTATTTTTGATGGGTCAGCAAGTGAGTGGGTAGAGGCTATAGAACTAGTTGGCTTAAAAGAGGCAACAGATCATTGTGGCAACTGTTGTGAGAAGATGGCAGCATATGTGAATGAACCAGTGCATGTGTGGAGGAATGATTCTTTTGTTGCTGCATTTCCATCACCAGAAATTCGTATCACTTACGGGATCGACTTTCGACAGGTACACATTTTGCTGGATTGGGAATTCTCTTCACTGACAGCATGGTTTTGGAATGTGAAACAAAGAAGTGTTCTTATTAAATATCCTTACTTGAAAGAGATTGGTTACTTAATGAGAGGAATGGCTATCAAATATCTGcagattattttgtttttctcgcTACTTCTTTGTCCAAATGTGAGAATTCATAGGCAAAGTTTTGGGCATGCTTGTTTGACACTTTCTGCAGGTGCAGGCTATTGGCTGCCAGTGGTTTTCTGTGACCTCCTTGGATAACTCTTTCTATTCCAAGCACATTGCTTTGTCAAGAACCTTTTGCATTTATGAGGAGGTCAATACTAAACGGTTCTCCATTAGTAGTCTTGAAATTACTTTCTGTTTTCTGTTATAGCTTAgttatatattgttgaatttATTATGGTAATGCTTGACTCCATGTTCTAACAGGTGGAGCGAATGCGGAATGCAGGACTCATAAAAGGGGGTGGATTAGAAAATGCACTTGTTTGTAGGTGAGACGCTCCATTTATGTTAAGTTGAACTAGTTAGGAGATGACATGGGTTGTTCAAATGCGAATTGGGTGGACTGAAGTGACAATTGCCAGTTGGATATGATTTTATTCCAGTTAAAACAACGAGTTCAGGCAGAGAATTTGTTGAAGCGTGTGGGGAATATATCATTGTCAACTTGATTTGGGAGAAAACACTTATAGTACACTTAatcctatttttcttttgcagtGCTAGTAAAGGTTGGTTGAACCCACCACTGCGTTTTCCAGATGAACCTTGTCGCCATAAGGTCTTAGATCTTATCGGCGATGCTTCCCTGTTTGCAAGGTTTGGCAGTCAAGGGTTTCCAGTGGCACATATAGTGGCATACAAGGTATATACGTTTGTCTTATATTCATGTCTAAGAAGAGCTTAGAACAAAATGGTTATGAGATATTAAGTccattgtttgtttgtgtggCGTGTCACGCAGGGTAGCCATGCACTGCATTCTGATTTTGTTCGCCGGCTATCAGGAATTATATAAAAGGATAATGTCTTGGTCCTCTAGATGTCATTGTGATGTAGCAACGATCCAGAAATTCAGATGCAGAAATATGGAAGTAGATTACAGAAGTAGACCGGCATAgggtttcaagtttcaacctaAAAGTGCGCATATTACAGAAGTAGATTTACCCCGGTAACTGCTTGTATTTGAAAATTGGCTTGGTGAAATGATGTAAAGTTGTATGCCTTCAAATTGTGTAACTACTGTTCTCGATCAAGGCAAAAAATTTCCCGGTAGGACATTCTCTGTGAAAGAGTTAATTAGAAACCAGATAATCAAAGCTTGGTTCATCAATTtatactcctttttttctGTGCCTATAAACTAGGTCATGCACTGCATTCTGATTTTGTTCGCCGGCTATCAGGAATTATATAAAAGGATAATGTCTTGGTCCTCTAGATGTCATTGTGATGTAGCAACGATCCAGAAATTCAGATGCAGAAATATGGAAGTAGATTACAGAAGTAGACCGGCATAgggtttcaagtttcaacctaAAAGTGCGCATATTACAGAAGTAGATTTACCCCGGTAACTGCTTGTATTTGAAAATTGGCTTGGTGAAATGATGTAAAGTTGTATGCCTTCAAATTGTGTAACTACTGTTCTCGATCAAGGCAAAAAATTTCCCGGTAGGACATTCTCTGTGAAAGAGTTAATTAGAAACCAGATAATCAAAGCTTGGTTCATCAATTTATACTCCTTTTTTTATGTGCCTATAAACTAGGTCAAACTCCAACTTCTGGTAGTCAACACAGTGAGCCTGGCGTTCAACAAAACGATGTTATTAGTTCATATATAACTAAGACTACTGCCAGAATAACCGAGTTACACCACACATTCTTAGCAACCTCATATCAACAGAAATACATAATAAATATGTAAAACAATCGTTTTCCTTGCTAAGAAAGGAACCCTAGTAACACATTAAGATGTTGAAGCCTGTATCTTTTTCTCCATCTTTGCACAGGCATGAAACAGCACAGACGAAAACAGAAAGAATCAAGACGACTCCAAATGGCCGGAAAACGGACAAAATGAGGTCTAGTTAACTATGCTGTAATTCAAtgtcaataaatatttaaaatctttgctcTTTATGCCTTGACATTTCTGTACATACGCCACTGTGTGCAGAACCAACCACTTGCAATGTCCTGTTGATCCTTCAAACCGGTTCATTTCCCTTGAGAATGTTGTACTTGCAGAGAGGACATGTTGCATTCATTTTAAGCCATTTTACAATGCAAGTAGCGTGGAAATGATGATTACAGGGAAGAGTGTGAAGCTCTGTACCATCCTCATAGGGGCTGAGACATATACAACATTCCTGGAAAGAGAGCCAAAACCATACATCTTTAGAGCATAAAAATTCTTCATAAATTtccaaaataccataaaaGCACAAATCGCTTTAATATTTGGCCTGTAAAAGATACCCATTTACCAACTGACCCTCATAAGTACATACATCAGTATAACTCTCTGGCATAATATGGAGGATAAATGGggtttttcttattaaaataaaattttctaatCAACTATAATAAACAGATTGAGTTCAACATAATAGGAGTAATATACTGAAATATAAATGCAATTCATGATAATGTGATGCCAAAGCATACCGCGTCCTCAGGTAAAAGTATACGCTCAATTGCTAAGTACCCACTGCTTGTTTCTACTGGAATCATTTTCCCTGCTCCAACACTAGATTTTTCTTCACTGCTCGATCGAAATCTGTATTTTGGAAGAATACTGAGATCTGCGTCAGATGCACCTTCCTACATTGTCacaccaacaaaagaaaaaaatcaagtcAAGAATAAGCAGTTacaatttcttaattttgtcgATAAATTTTTGAATCAAAGGTATAGGTTATCACTTCAAACCTGTCCAGCAACCGCATAAAGAATTGCAATGATGCATGGCAAACAGCAACAAAGAGCAACTCCAATCAAACATGCCAGAACAACACAAAAGATGGCAAAGAAGACATCAAATGCCAGAAAAACCACAGCCAACCTGCACACATTcagaataaaatatatattttttattctagAAGTTACAAACTTTTTAGATAATTAGGCCGTTCATAGTCTATAGACACACAAAGAGATGACAGCTCAGGGTGACTCTTGTGTTAAAATGGGCTGACAGTCATTACAGTTTTAGCACTATAGAAACTTAAAGTAAGGTTTTAGTTTTAGATGTGATCTGCCCTGGCCCAGCTTTTGTATTCATCTCTAACATTATAATGCCATAACTCCCTTCTGGtgaaactttttaaaattcctaAAAGTTGcttgttttaaacaaattaaattactatattataaaaaaggaaagaaagaagacacGCATACATGCACataatttgagatgaaggaatATTTCTTAATAGATTGGTTATAGAAATACCAGTACAAACGTGGAGCATTTTGCAGAAGAACTTCACCGCCAGCGACTACCCAATAAAAGCCAACTATCCACCAGAGAAACGATGCCATTGTGTTCACTGTTTCGCATCGTTTAGAGAGACTAGGCCATATAAAATGCAGTCAGTCAGTAATTTATAGACCTTCCACAAACAGGTACTAAGGCAGCACATGAAAACTCTAATTGCAGATAAAGCTGGGGACTGGAAATACCATAGGAAGTAGTCATAACAGTTTGGTCAAATTCACAAACATATTTTGCATGCATCATCCCCACACAAAATGAAATGTAGAGAGCAAAATATGAGCAACTTCAAGATTAAAGCTTTGATGAGTTAAGTTGGATttttacaaaccaaaaaaccaaaaaaagtgaTGATATGAATAATGCCAGAATCATAACTATGAAATCCAAAACGTTTCCGACTGTCATTCCCCAACTCTAATAACTTCCAAACAAGCAAAGATGTCAATATCCCATCTTGGACTATGCAGTAAAGATCTCAGTCGGATGGCATACAAGGACAAGTGGAATTCGATTATGGGCTTAAATTAGTCACTAAACATGGTTATGACGTACTCTAAATATCCAACCACCACTACTATCCACCTCTTATGTGATACATAGGACTCAGCCAAACTCAATTTATATTGTGAGAGAGCAACCCCATTCATCAAGATTACTGGGTTTCAGTGTCCACTTTGAACTCCATGAACCATAACAACTATATCCAAAAGCAAATTAGAAGAAACCTGGAGCGCGTGGAAATCGCCAAATCCctagctgctgctgctgcttcttcaTCGTCGGTATCATTTGCATCGATTTCGACCTGGTGCTGGTTCTGCTGGGCGTCCTGGTTTCTTCTACTGATCCTCCGAGCAATATTATTCCTTCTCTGGTACTCAACCCACACCAACACCACATGGACGAAACACTGCAGCGCATATCCACAGATCCACAGCCGGATCGGCGTGTTTGGGTGCTCATGGTCTGTCCATATCAGCATCGCCACCGACACCACCACGAACGCCGTGTTCCACATCATGTCCAGAGCCACCACCGGCTTGGAGTAGCCCCAGTCGGCGCGCCGCTCGTCCAGTTCCCGGGCCGCCGTCTCCCGCACCAGCATCGAGGGGCCACGGCGACCGGTGGCCCGCCCCAGCAGCATCGCCAGCGTGGCGGGTCGGGCGGTCGGGGAGCCGAGGTCGGAGGAGTCGCGGCCGCTGCTCGCCTGGCGGGGAAGGAGGAGCGGCGCATGGGACTCAGCCGCTGCCGCCGTCGTAGCCGAAGATTCCGAGGACATGTTTGTGATGAAATTATGAGAAAAAGAGGCAATTGAATTGCCAATTAtaattgagagagaaatagagacatgattgagagagagagagtgtgtgtgctCGCCTCTTCCTTCCTATATTACAACTGTTAGTATTAGTATTAGTGAGGGATATGGTGATGGGTTTGGGAATTGTGTGTGTCTTTTTTCAAAGTCGCAAAGTCTCAACACTTTGTGTTTTGAATGGTAGATAGACATGGATGAAAGGTTTTTGCTGGTTTTTTCGTCATTTCGGTAATTGACTCctcttttgagtttttgcgCCAAATACCCTTCTTATTTGCCAGCGCACGACGGCACACCGctcagtttctttttttatcttaATTGATCAGCCTCAATTTTTCTGCCCTTTAAAAACTTTCAGCAGTcaaatttctttattaaacAATGAGATAATGAGACAAAGGCATAGAAACAAgatatatttagttatatattcattcttaacactaatattataaataaattatatacaattgaatttctataaacaaacttaaaaaaattcaaaaaatgacagctggccttattgaatttaatattaattattaaattactttgatgtcctattgagtgttttgagtatttttatgagatttcaAAGtttggcttgttttaagaaattgatggcagttttgtaatttataagaagttaaaagtttttttgttatgttgtaaatgatctttggatgtgtttctaaagtccatttcatatggagtatttttataatttgagctTCAATATTgtgtataatagtgaatctccctaaaaACAATATAGAATTTTTCGTACTAAACTTTTTTCGTGGATTCATCGGTTCattgttaaaattaaaaaaaaaaaatctcgtAGAAGAGAGATGTTTTTACCTCTTTTTTTCAGACGAATTTGTAGAATATGATTGAAGTGTATAATAAACATGTGCATATCTAAATCTAACTATAGctatctatatatacatatgccgCTTCCCCTTTATTAGAGCTCTATTCAAAACATGTTATGCTCTAttagaatttatattttatattcaaggaaaaattgtaaaaatttaAACATGATAATTTCCAGAAAATTACCTATGGGTATCATATACAAACAAGATACCCAATTAGATAATATTGTGTAACAATTTATGTTCTGGGATTTACATATCCCCATAATTGCTGTTATAATTGAAATTGAGAAGGATTTTTTTGTATTGGAACAAAATCAATACTGATTAGTTATGtatcaattttgattttcttatatcA
This window encodes:
- the LOC18793382 gene encoding probable UDP-3-O-acyl-N-acetylglucosamine deacetylase 2 isoform X1, which translates into the protein MTVSSAFNAFKSSKSVVWKSVNTLSVSTGRLQQTIAGCIERKGKGLHSGKVSTVKLWPELVSKGRYFDFQPNVIRASIEFAEESPLCTTLCKDGVKIRTVEHLLSALEAMEVDNCRIEIKNSDPEDFDLEVPIFDGSASEWVEAIELVGLKEATDHCGNCCEKMAAYVNEPVHVWRNDSFVAAFPSPEIRITYGIDFRQQVQAIGCQWFSVTSLDNSFYSKHIALSRTFCIYEEVERMRNAGLIKGGGLENALVCSASKGWLNPPLRFPDEPCRHKVLDLIGDASLFARFGSQGFPVAHIVAYKGSHALHSDFVRRLSGII
- the LOC18793382 gene encoding probable UDP-3-O-acyl-N-acetylglucosamine deacetylase 2 isoform X3; the protein is MTVSSAFNAFKSSKSVVWKSVNTLSVSTGRLQQTIAGCIERKGKGLHSGKVSTVKLWPELVSKGRYFDFQPNVIRASIEFAEESPLCTTLCKDGVKIRTVEHLLSALEAMEVDNCRIEIKNSDPEDFDLEVPIFDGSASEWVEAIELVGLKEATDHCGNCCEKMAAYVNEPVHVWRNDSFVAAFPSPEIRITYGIDFRQAIGCQWFSVTSLDNSFYSKHIALSRTFCIYEEVERMRNAGLIKGGGLENALVCSASKGWLNPPLRFPDEPCRHKVLDLIGDASLFARFGSQGFPVAHIVAYKGSHALHSDFVRRLSGII
- the LOC18793382 gene encoding probable UDP-3-O-acyl-N-acetylglucosamine deacetylase 2 isoform X2, whose product is MTVSSAFNAFKSSKSVVWKSVNTLSVSTGRLQQTIAGCIERKGKGLHSGKVSTVKLWPELVSKGRYFDFQPNVIRASIEFAEESPLCTTLCKDGVKIRTVEHLLSALEAMEVDNCRIEIKNSDPEDFDLEVPIFDGSASEWVEAIELVGLKEATDHCGNCCEKMAAYVNEPVHVWRNDSFVAAFPSPEIRITYGIDFRQVQAIGCQWFSVTSLDNSFYSKHIALSRTFCIYEEVERMRNAGLIKGGGLENALVCSASKGWLNPPLRFPDEPCRHKVLDLIGDASLFARFGSQGFPVAHIVAYKGSHALHSDFVRRLSGII
- the LOC18793382 gene encoding probable UDP-3-O-acyl-N-acetylglucosamine deacetylase 2 isoform X4; the protein is MTVSSAFNAFKSSKSVVWKSTGRLQQTIAGCIERKGKGLHSGKVSTVKLWPELVSKGRYFDFQPNVIRASIEFAEESPLCTTLCKDGVKIRTVEHLLSALEAMEVDNCRIEIKNSDPEDFDLEVPIFDGSASEWVEAIELVGLKEATDHCGNCCEKMAAYVNEPVHVWRNDSFVAAFPSPEIRITYGIDFRQQVQAIGCQWFSVTSLDNSFYSKHIALSRTFCIYEEVERMRNAGLIKGGGLENALVCSASKGWLNPPLRFPDEPCRHKVLDLIGDASLFARFGSQGFPVAHIVAYKGSHALHSDFVRRLSGII
- the LOC18793382 gene encoding probable UDP-3-O-acyl-N-acetylglucosamine deacetylase 2 isoform X5; protein product: MTVSSAFNAFKSSKSVVWKSTGRLQQTIAGCIERKGKGLHSGKVSTVKLWPELVSKGRYFDFQPNVIRASIEFAEESPLCTTLCKDGVKIRTVEHLLSALEAMEVDNCRIEIKNSDPEDFDLEVPIFDGSASEWVEAIELVGLKEATDHCGNCCEKMAAYVNEPVHVWRNDSFVAAFPSPEIRITYGIDFRQVQAIGCQWFSVTSLDNSFYSKHIALSRTFCIYEEVERMRNAGLIKGGGLENALVCSASKGWLNPPLRFPDEPCRHKVLDLIGDASLFARFGSQGFPVAHIVAYKGSHALHSDFVRRLSGII